In one Natronosalvus amylolyticus genomic region, the following are encoded:
- a CDS encoding heavy metal translocating P-type ATPase has translation MSQDDPGDVRDSYHTHDEKIRHEKPTDGDCPCCRVCGLTGERGDRSASPVQDDHRVRTEPDQDSPGHTHEDHSGHEHEAHVDHSGHEAMFKTRFFACLVISLPVLYYSEMLQEWFGYTAISFPGSEFVAPALGAVVFVYGGVPFLQMGAVEVRRREPGMMLLISLAITVAFVYSIAAIVFTIGEPLFWELVTLIVIFLLGHWIEMRSVRRASGALDELAELMPDTAERITEDGDIEEVRVDTLEEDDLVLVRPGANVPADGIVEEGEANVNEAMITGESRPIKKEPGDGVIGGTTNRDGSLRVRVTATGEETTLSGIMRLVEEAQESRSRTQVLADRAAGWLFYAAISVAVVTGVVWTIAVGFGLPVIERVVTVLVIACPHALGLAVPLVVAINTTMAARNGMLIRDRIAMEEARNLDTVVFDKTGTLTKGEQGVVEVTTVDGWDEDETLALMAAVESDSEHMIAEAIREEARARALSVPDARDFEALEGRGVRATVEVEPVATAGVDQTTVRDGETVYVGGPNLLRHLEIEPDATLEAFADEAGERGQGVVYLLRDGAAVGAVALADVIREESFEAIDALHEMDVEVAMLTGDSEDVASAVSEELGIDTYFAEVLPEDKDEKIIELQEQGKLVSMVGDGVNDAPALTRSDVGIAIGSGTDVAVESAAVVLVENDPRDVAHLVRLSRKSYRKMQENLVWAAGYNVFALPLAAGVLAPIGILLSPAVGAVLMSASTVIVAINAQFLRRADISA, from the coding sequence ATGTCACAGGACGACCCAGGGGACGTACGCGATTCGTACCATACCCACGATGAGAAGATACGGCATGAGAAGCCGACTGACGGTGATTGCCCGTGCTGTCGGGTCTGTGGATTAACTGGCGAACGGGGCGATCGATCAGCATCGCCGGTTCAAGACGACCATCGGGTGCGCACGGAACCTGACCAGGATTCTCCAGGGCATACGCACGAAGATCATTCCGGCCACGAGCACGAGGCACACGTCGATCACTCGGGGCACGAAGCGATGTTCAAGACCCGTTTTTTCGCCTGTCTCGTCATCTCGCTACCGGTACTGTACTATAGCGAGATGCTCCAGGAGTGGTTCGGCTATACCGCGATATCGTTCCCTGGTAGCGAATTCGTCGCGCCGGCTCTCGGGGCTGTCGTATTCGTCTATGGAGGTGTTCCATTCCTGCAGATGGGTGCCGTCGAGGTTCGAAGGCGCGAGCCAGGAATGATGTTGTTGATCTCGCTGGCGATTACTGTCGCGTTCGTCTACAGTATCGCTGCGATCGTGTTCACCATCGGAGAACCGCTCTTCTGGGAGTTAGTCACACTGATCGTTATCTTTCTGCTCGGTCACTGGATCGAAATGCGAAGCGTCCGGCGCGCCTCGGGCGCTCTCGATGAGCTTGCCGAGTTGATGCCGGATACTGCCGAGCGAATCACCGAAGACGGAGATATAGAAGAAGTGCGCGTAGACACGCTCGAGGAAGACGATCTCGTGCTCGTGCGACCAGGGGCGAACGTTCCTGCTGACGGGATCGTCGAAGAGGGGGAAGCTAACGTCAACGAGGCGATGATCACTGGGGAGTCCCGCCCGATCAAAAAAGAACCCGGTGATGGGGTCATCGGTGGGACGACCAACCGCGACGGGAGTCTCCGTGTTCGCGTCACTGCGACAGGAGAGGAGACGACGCTCTCGGGAATCATGCGACTCGTCGAGGAAGCGCAGGAGAGCCGATCTCGAACACAGGTTTTGGCCGACCGGGCAGCAGGCTGGCTGTTTTATGCCGCGATCTCGGTCGCCGTCGTGACTGGTGTCGTTTGGACCATCGCCGTTGGTTTCGGATTACCCGTTATCGAACGAGTCGTCACCGTCCTCGTAATCGCCTGTCCGCACGCCCTCGGACTCGCTGTGCCGTTAGTCGTTGCCATCAACACGACGATGGCAGCACGGAACGGGATGCTTATTCGGGACCGGATTGCCATGGAGGAGGCTCGAAACCTCGATACCGTCGTCTTCGACAAGACTGGGACACTCACGAAAGGCGAACAGGGTGTGGTCGAGGTAACGACGGTCGACGGATGGGACGAGGACGAAACCCTGGCGTTGATGGCTGCTGTCGAAAGCGACTCCGAACACATGATCGCTGAAGCGATCCGTGAGGAGGCCCGTGCACGAGCTCTGTCCGTCCCCGACGCACGAGACTTCGAAGCGCTCGAAGGCCGAGGCGTTCGCGCCACTGTCGAAGTCGAACCGGTAGCTACCGCAGGTGTCGACCAGACAACTGTTCGTGATGGTGAAACCGTGTACGTCGGTGGACCGAACCTCCTTCGTCACCTCGAGATCGAACCGGATGCGACACTCGAAGCGTTTGCCGATGAAGCTGGAGAACGCGGTCAGGGCGTCGTCTATCTGCTTCGAGATGGGGCCGCTGTCGGCGCCGTTGCGCTTGCGGACGTAATCCGTGAAGAGAGCTTCGAGGCGATTGACGCACTTCACGAGATGGACGTGGAAGTGGCGATGCTGACGGGTGATTCCGAGGACGTCGCCAGCGCGGTGTCCGAAGAGTTGGGAATCGACACGTACTTTGCGGAAGTGTTGCCCGAGGACAAGGACGAGAAAATTATCGAACTACAGGAACAGGGCAAACTCGTCTCGATGGTAGGTGACGGTGTCAACGACGCCCCGGCATTGACACGCTCTGACGTCGGCATTGCTATTGGATCCGGAACTGACGTCGCCGTCGAGTCCGCTGCTGTCGTTCTCGTGGAGAACGATCCGCGGGATGTCGCTCACCTTGTCAGATTGAGTCGGAAGAGCTACCGAAAGATGCAGGAGAACCTCGTCTGGGCAGCCGGATACAACGTGTTTGCGTTGCCCCTTGCTGCGGGTGTTCTCGCACCGATTGGCATCCTGCTGTCACCGGCGGTGGGTGCAGTACTGATGTCAGCAAGTACCGTTATCGTCGCGATCAACGCACAGTTCTTGCGACGAGCGGACATCAGCGCATAG
- a CDS encoding SHOCT domain-containing protein, protein MATDDSLVRTLLIVIAAILLLPILLMALMVPMMGLWGWGHMWNGGMWAGTGSTWMGFIMSIVPLLVILGGGYLLYSVLGGSQSRRTDPAIEELRAAYARGDISDEEFEQRRERLEREK, encoded by the coding sequence ATGGCAACCGATGATTCATTGGTACGAACGCTTCTGATCGTGATCGCGGCAATTCTTTTGTTGCCGATTCTTCTGATGGCACTCATGGTCCCCATGATGGGACTGTGGGGTTGGGGACACATGTGGAACGGCGGGATGTGGGCTGGGACCGGATCCACGTGGATGGGGTTCATCATGTCGATCGTTCCGTTACTCGTGATTCTTGGGGGTGGATACCTGCTCTACAGCGTCCTTGGTGGATCCCAATCACGACGGACGGACCCAGCAATCGAAGAACTTCGAGCGGCATACGCTCGAGGCGACATATCCGATGAAGAATTCGAGCAACGCCGGGAGCGGTTGGAACGAGAGAAGTGA
- a CDS encoding helix-turn-helix transcriptional regulator yields MKQKHADGAAAFVVGLILLIGGFATWQAYQRWVALSDMDGHMGTSVTAMHGTHPVWYLIGTIVAAGVIAGLYLGVRERIVSPNAQVGASDGSGAKTSVEDDALEATQTAKTERPILDFLPDDERRILQPVLSSPGLTQIELRDRSDFSKSKVSQTVTDLEKRGLLYREPQGRTYRVYPSDELKQNKREFFPQE; encoded by the coding sequence GTGAAACAAAAACACGCTGATGGCGCAGCCGCCTTTGTAGTCGGCTTGATTCTCCTTATCGGCGGGTTTGCGACGTGGCAGGCGTACCAGCGATGGGTTGCTCTCAGTGATATGGATGGCCACATGGGGACATCCGTAACTGCAATGCACGGTACGCATCCAGTGTGGTATTTGATCGGAACGATTGTGGCTGCTGGCGTCATTGCCGGACTGTATCTGGGGGTTCGTGAACGGATCGTTTCTCCAAACGCTCAGGTAGGTGCGTCCGACGGTTCGGGCGCAAAAACGTCGGTCGAAGACGACGCGCTGGAAGCGACACAGACTGCCAAAACGGAGCGCCCAATCCTCGACTTTCTTCCGGATGATGAGCGACGTATACTGCAGCCAGTACTCTCTTCGCCGGGACTGACACAAATTGAACTCAGAGACCGATCCGATTTCTCGAAAAGTAAGGTCAGTCAGACAGTGACGGATCTCGAAAAACGAGGGTTACTGTACCGGGAACCACAGGGACGGACGTATCGAGTGTATCCATCTGATGAACTCAAACAGAATAAGCGTGAGTTCTTTCCCCAAGAGTAA
- a CDS encoding N-acetylmuramoyl-L-alanine amidase has translation MEIPRRKLLQSAGASLGAGVGLGTATTTASAASDPTDRWLPAHSSNYSASNRTKSDINWIVIHYTVGSYAGAINWFRNSSANVSAHYVIRNSDGHTTKMVDESDVAWHASGFNSNSIGIEHEWVEGQNGFSDALYSRSAQLIEFLAEKYDIPKNYYTSHTAPCDADGGIIGHMHAPTNSWCSSSNSTSCPGPYDPDRLMAHLEGDGGDDPEGPFELEQPVRTTSTLDVYEAPRTDSSVVATVDANSAARVINGPEAGDKYRWWGLHFVSEGIWAWAGEPWLEGCPGFCHGTVVTPTSTTNVRSGPSTWYNVRTSVETDAVGTVTQGPQTNDHDDYTWWHVEWNDGSEGWSAEGLLEVSTTGESGERETDTEARFEPGERVYTTDVVTARSEPTVGDNVIHTQPADVYGQVSDGPVDADGFRWWRVEYNNDVDGWSPDRYLASGGDYEPPFSIGDELRATTTLNVRADGSLEADIVGTVDETTTGTVTNGIVTRDGYIWWEIEWETGLRGWSVERYLEAASDRRAPLPFDVETDLTEPVEVTGAELNAAIEAERPDSPLIGLGNTFVAVQNEYGINAIYQLAHAIHESAWGTSDIAQDHNNLFGYGAEDDCPYECAERYDSFEDCVWAVMDDVYELYLTPGNWRYNGPTLEGMNVYYATDPEWDRKIADHYRTVASNL, from the coding sequence ATGGAAATACCACGGCGAAAACTGTTACAGTCTGCTGGTGCCTCACTGGGTGCCGGTGTGGGACTCGGCACAGCAACGACCACAGCGTCGGCGGCCTCGGATCCTACCGATCGGTGGCTACCGGCTCACTCGAGTAACTACTCGGCCTCGAATCGGACGAAAAGCGACATCAACTGGATCGTTATCCACTACACGGTCGGGTCGTATGCAGGGGCGATCAACTGGTTCCGTAACTCGAGTGCGAACGTTTCGGCTCACTACGTCATCCGAAACTCGGATGGCCACACGACGAAGATGGTCGACGAGTCGGACGTCGCCTGGCACGCCTCGGGGTTTAACTCGAATTCGATCGGGATCGAACACGAGTGGGTTGAAGGGCAAAACGGCTTCTCCGACGCGCTCTACAGCCGGTCGGCCCAGCTAATCGAGTTCCTCGCCGAGAAATACGACATCCCGAAAAACTACTACACCAGCCACACGGCCCCCTGTGACGCCGACGGCGGCATTATCGGGCACATGCACGCGCCGACCAACAGCTGGTGTTCGAGTTCGAACTCGACGTCCTGTCCCGGTCCGTACGACCCCGACCGACTCATGGCCCACCTCGAGGGCGACGGCGGGGACGACCCCGAGGGCCCGTTCGAACTCGAGCAACCCGTCCGCACCACTTCGACCCTCGACGTCTACGAGGCACCGCGAACGGACAGTTCGGTCGTCGCCACCGTCGATGCCAACAGCGCCGCCAGAGTCATAAACGGCCCGGAGGCTGGCGATAAGTATCGATGGTGGGGACTGCACTTCGTCTCCGAAGGGATCTGGGCCTGGGCGGGCGAACCCTGGCTCGAGGGCTGTCCCGGCTTCTGTCACGGTACCGTCGTCACGCCGACGTCGACGACCAACGTTCGCTCGGGCCCGAGCACCTGGTACAACGTGCGTACGAGCGTCGAAACCGACGCCGTCGGCACGGTAACCCAGGGGCCACAGACGAACGACCACGACGACTACACCTGGTGGCACGTCGAGTGGAACGACGGCTCGGAAGGCTGGTCAGCCGAAGGTTTACTCGAGGTGTCGACGACCGGCGAATCCGGCGAACGCGAGACGGACACCGAGGCACGGTTCGAACCCGGCGAACGCGTCTACACGACCGACGTCGTAACCGCTCGAAGCGAACCCACCGTCGGCGACAACGTCATCCACACCCAGCCCGCCGACGTGTACGGACAGGTGTCGGATGGCCCCGTCGACGCCGACGGCTTCCGCTGGTGGCGCGTCGAGTACAACAACGACGTCGATGGCTGGTCTCCCGACCGGTATCTCGCCTCCGGTGGCGATTACGAACCGCCGTTTTCCATCGGAGACGAACTCCGCGCAACCACGACGCTCAATGTCCGGGCCGACGGCTCCCTCGAGGCAGACATCGTCGGAACCGTCGACGAAACCACGACAGGGACCGTCACGAACGGTATCGTCACCCGCGACGGCTACATCTGGTGGGAAATCGAGTGGGAAACTGGCCTGCGCGGCTGGTCGGTCGAACGGTATCTCGAGGCGGCGAGCGACCGACGTGCACCCTTGCCGTTCGACGTCGAAACCGACCTGACCGAACCGGTCGAGGTTACGGGAGCCGAACTCAATGCCGCAATCGAAGCCGAGCGACCGGACAGTCCCCTGATCGGGCTCGGAAACACGTTCGTCGCTGTCCAGAACGAGTACGGTATCAACGCCATCTACCAGCTCGCACACGCGATTCACGAGTCGGCATGGGGAACGAGTGACATCGCCCAGGACCACAACAACCTCTTCGGCTACGGTGCCGAAGACGACTGCCCGTACGAGTGTGCCGAACGCTACGACTCCTTCGAGGACTGTGTCTGGGCAGTCATGGACGACGTCTACGAACTGTATCTCACCCCCGGTAACTGGCGATACAACGGCCCGACGCTCGAGGGCATGAACGTCTACTACGCGACCGACCCGGAGTGGGACCGCAAGATCGCCGACCACTACCGGACGGTCGCGAGCAACCTGTAG
- the hisE gene encoding phosphoribosyl-ATP diphosphatase translates to MDDTLEDLFAVIEDRKETLPDGSYTASLFAHEKGENAVLEKLGEETTELVLAAKDDDHDEIAYEAADIVYHLLVLLSMKDMTLEDLSEELDARK, encoded by the coding sequence ATGGATGACACACTCGAGGACCTGTTTGCAGTGATCGAAGACCGCAAGGAGACGCTCCCGGATGGCTCGTACACAGCGTCGCTTTTCGCCCACGAAAAGGGTGAAAACGCCGTCCTGGAAAAACTGGGCGAAGAAACCACCGAACTCGTACTGGCCGCCAAAGACGACGACCACGACGAAATCGCCTACGAAGCAGCCGATATCGTCTATCATCTGCTCGTCTTGCTCTCGATGAAAGACATGACCCTCGAGGACCTCTCAGAAGAACTCGACGCGAGAAAGTAG
- a CDS encoding bifunctional nuclease family protein, with translation MQAAIDAVRIAGTPQGPVPVVVLSVDGEQDVVPIFIGIEEATSIARGLEAEDIGRPLTHDLLLDVMEELGGRVDRVVVSDIDAREDGMGGTYIADLHVQTPRETVVIDARPSDSLALAARTNVPIEITESVFESGRDDREKFEALEDLREVAGEP, from the coding sequence ATGCAGGCAGCAATCGACGCGGTCCGAATCGCGGGCACGCCACAGGGACCGGTGCCGGTGGTCGTTCTGTCGGTCGACGGCGAACAAGACGTGGTGCCGATCTTTATCGGCATCGAGGAGGCAACCAGCATCGCACGGGGCCTCGAGGCCGAAGATATCGGCCGGCCGTTGACCCACGACCTGCTGTTGGACGTGATGGAGGAACTGGGTGGCCGGGTCGACAGAGTAGTCGTCAGCGACATCGACGCACGCGAGGACGGGATGGGCGGCACGTACATCGCCGACTTACACGTCCAGACACCTCGTGAAACGGTGGTCATCGACGCCAGACCGAGCGATTCGCTAGCGCTGGCCGCCCGGACGAACGTCCCAATCGAGATTACTGAGTCGGTGTTCGAGTCGGGTCGAGACGACAGGGAGAAGTTCGAGGCGTTAGAAGACCTGCGTGAAGTCGCTGGTGAACCCTGA
- the pdxT gene encoding pyridoxal 5'-phosphate synthase glutaminase subunit PdxT: MSLVAGVIGVQGNVSEHAAAIERACDRDGRTVEVREIRTAGIAPECDLLAMPGGESTTISRLIEREGIAEEIVAHVEAGKPLLATCAGLIVAANDAHDDRVSTLNVLDVTVERNAFGRQKDSFEAPLDVAGLEEPFPAVFIRAPVIDHVGDVEVLATWDGRPVAVRDGPVVATSFHPELTQDDRIHRLAFFE, translated from the coding sequence ATGTCACTGGTTGCGGGCGTCATCGGCGTCCAGGGAAACGTCAGCGAACACGCGGCGGCCATCGAGCGCGCCTGCGATCGCGACGGCCGTACCGTCGAGGTGCGCGAGATTCGAACGGCCGGCATCGCCCCCGAGTGTGATCTGCTTGCGATGCCCGGCGGCGAATCGACCACCATCTCGAGACTGATCGAACGCGAGGGCATCGCCGAGGAGATCGTCGCCCACGTCGAGGCTGGCAAGCCGTTGCTGGCGACCTGTGCCGGACTGATCGTCGCGGCGAACGACGCTCACGACGACCGAGTGTCGACGCTCAACGTACTCGACGTCACCGTCGAGCGCAACGCCTTCGGGCGACAGAAAGACAGTTTCGAAGCCCCCCTCGACGTGGCCGGTCTCGAGGAGCCGTTCCCGGCCGTGTTCATTCGGGCCCCCGTGATCGACCACGTCGGCGACGTCGAGGTACTGGCGACCTGGGACGGCCGTCCCGTCGCCGTTCGAGACGGTCCGGTCGTCGCGACATCGTTTCATCCGGAGTTGACCCAGGACGACCGGATACACCGCCTCGCGTTTTTCGAGTAG
- a CDS encoding preprotein translocase subunit Sec61beta, which yields MDRGQNTGGLMSSAGLVRYFDSEDSNAIRIDPKTVIAFGVLLGVLVQLLTFVS from the coding sequence ATGGACAGAGGACAGAACACTGGCGGCTTGATGTCCAGTGCCGGGCTCGTCCGGTACTTCGACTCCGAGGACTCCAACGCCATCCGTATCGACCCCAAAACCGTGATCGCTTTCGGCGTCCTGCTGGGCGTCCTCGTACAGCTACTGACGTTCGTCTCGTAG
- a CDS encoding DUF7472 family protein, which produces MLERERLIEIAVAVPVVLLMIGAMMLIGENYTTNDTLTADGGEVLVGAIIGFVFLMLAVGFVLAYVTAGEDEEPSSEGNSDVENTA; this is translated from the coding sequence ATGCTCGAGCGCGAGCGGCTCATCGAAATCGCCGTTGCCGTCCCAGTCGTCCTCTTGATGATCGGGGCGATGATGCTGATCGGCGAGAATTACACGACCAACGACACACTCACTGCCGACGGCGGAGAGGTACTCGTCGGTGCAATCATCGGCTTCGTCTTCCTCATGCTGGCCGTCGGCTTCGTGCTGGCATACGTCACTGCCGGCGAGGACGAAGAGCCTTCGAGCGAGGGCAACAGCGACGTCGAAAACACGGCCTGA
- a CDS encoding restriction endonuclease, translated as MAVLDELSGFEFEDVMEDVFRNLGYENVRQAVKTADEGRDVTMEEVVDGTRRAIVVECKHTGTVGRPVVQKLHSAIATYQYDGPKRGMVVTTGRFTGPATEYANRLERNDDPYPIELIDGRDLREIADAVGLDLYNGRIEILCEETLRPVDPTGDVDTPIREAIRDVGNIDSSDLPATHVEATFEPAVAVEAGVDAVFETSVGVIHRIDETNRFVVHASREQPREFEPAVRDLISANIDRTVQLESESFETTFDSVTIKRFGQTETGYKEWAVERLRRQHTTTVTYTGDNNVTYNKTCEPKGSDIVVQSVSAVYVPELQHSIRLGEYGYTYESYVAGPSRVTVDDGIHRCVHCAEEGGPFTYCDNCGSINCGDHSKTERLEGEPVCTGCAVTERFAFKRKYFYDESNLEAFREQYSKLPIHRKAMENKPLVAAMSALVLLLGLVLMGGFL; from the coding sequence ATGGCAGTGTTGGACGAGTTGTCGGGGTTCGAGTTCGAGGACGTCATGGAGGACGTGTTCCGGAATCTCGGCTACGAAAACGTTCGCCAGGCCGTCAAGACGGCCGACGAGGGACGGGACGTGACGATGGAGGAGGTCGTCGATGGAACCCGTCGTGCCATCGTCGTCGAGTGTAAACACACCGGGACGGTCGGCCGGCCGGTCGTCCAGAAACTGCATTCGGCGATTGCGACCTACCAGTACGACGGCCCGAAGCGAGGAATGGTCGTTACGACGGGACGATTCACCGGCCCGGCAACCGAGTACGCGAACCGCCTCGAGCGCAACGACGACCCGTACCCGATCGAGTTGATCGACGGGCGTGACCTCCGGGAGATCGCTGACGCAGTCGGGCTCGACCTGTACAATGGCCGCATCGAAATCCTCTGTGAGGAAACGCTGCGGCCGGTCGATCCGACCGGTGACGTGGACACACCGATTCGAGAGGCGATACGCGACGTCGGGAACATCGACTCGAGCGACCTGCCAGCGACCCACGTCGAGGCGACGTTCGAGCCGGCGGTCGCGGTGGAGGCGGGAGTGGATGCCGTCTTCGAAACCTCCGTAGGCGTGATTCATCGCATCGACGAGACGAACCGGTTCGTCGTGCACGCGAGTCGCGAGCAGCCGCGCGAGTTCGAGCCAGCGGTCCGGGATCTCATCAGTGCCAACATCGACCGGACGGTTCAACTCGAGTCGGAGTCCTTCGAAACGACGTTCGATAGCGTCACGATCAAACGGTTCGGACAGACGGAGACAGGCTACAAAGAGTGGGCCGTCGAGCGGTTGCGTCGCCAGCACACGACGACGGTGACCTACACCGGGGATAACAACGTCACCTACAACAAAACCTGCGAACCGAAGGGGTCGGATATCGTCGTCCAGTCGGTCAGTGCGGTGTACGTTCCCGAACTGCAGCATTCGATCCGTCTCGGCGAATACGGGTACACCTACGAGAGTTACGTCGCTGGCCCCTCACGTGTGACCGTCGACGACGGCATCCACCGCTGTGTCCACTGTGCCGAAGAAGGTGGCCCGTTCACCTACTGCGATAACTGTGGGAGTATCAACTGTGGGGACCACAGCAAGACCGAACGCCTCGAGGGAGAACCGGTGTGTACCGGCTGTGCAGTCACCGAACGGTTCGCGTTCAAGCGGAAGTATTTTTACGACGAATCGAATCTGGAAGCGTTCCGGGAGCAGTATTCGAAGCTGCCGATTCACCGGAAAGCGATGGAGAACAAACCGCTCGTGGCTGCTATGAGCGCGTTAGTGTTGCTCCTTGGACTGGTACTGATGGGCGGGTTCCTCTGA
- a CDS encoding FxsA family protein, translating into MLRWILALLVIPFLDAVLLAVVVTQYDPLSWVGMIALVVLTGLVGMLLVRAEGRRTLRKTQRSLAAGTPPTNQLLDGALLIAAGAFLLTPGLVTDLIGFLLVVPPTRIPIRMALKRFVVVPYLDRKTDGFASGVVWTAGFPDEQEHRASWSGANGGYGPTRARSDESAGDGTSSDGTVDLGEDDYTVNTDDTR; encoded by the coding sequence ATGCTCCGGTGGATCCTCGCGCTGTTGGTTATCCCGTTCCTCGACGCGGTGTTACTCGCCGTCGTGGTCACCCAGTACGATCCGTTGAGCTGGGTCGGGATGATCGCGCTGGTCGTCCTCACTGGTCTGGTCGGCATGCTACTCGTTCGTGCGGAAGGTCGGCGGACCTTACGCAAGACACAGCGCTCGCTGGCAGCCGGCACTCCGCCAACGAACCAGCTGCTCGACGGCGCGCTGTTGATCGCCGCCGGCGCGTTCCTGTTGACTCCCGGTCTCGTCACCGACCTCATCGGGTTCCTGCTCGTCGTCCCACCGACCCGAATCCCGATTCGTATGGCCCTCAAACGGTTCGTGGTCGTTCCCTACCTCGACCGCAAAACCGACGGCTTCGCCAGTGGTGTCGTCTGGACCGCAGGCTTTCCCGACGAACAGGAACACCGTGCCAGCTGGTCCGGCGCGAACGGTGGCTACGGACCGACTCGAGCGCGAAGCGATGAGTCCGCTGGGGACGGCACCTCGAGCGATGGCACGGTCGACCTCGGCGAAGACGACTATACGGTCAACACGGACGACACCCGTTGA